A single genomic interval of Balaenoptera musculus isolate JJ_BM4_2016_0621 chromosome 14, mBalMus1.pri.v3, whole genome shotgun sequence harbors:
- the SCARF2 gene encoding scavenger receptor class F member 2, translating to MEGAGPQGAGPARRRGAGGLPPPLPPLLLLLWLLPGPAAPQELSPRGRNVCRAPGSQELTCCAGWRQQGDECGIAVCEGNSTCSENEVCVRPGECRCRHGYFGANCDTKCPRQFWGPDCKELCVCHPHGQCEDVTGQCTCHARRWGARCEHACQCQHGACHPRSGACRCEPGWWGPQCASACYCSATSRCDPQTGACLCHAGWWGRSCNNQCACNTSPCEQQSGRCQCRERTFGARCERYCQCFRGRCHPVDGTCACEPGYRGKYCREPCPAGFYGLGCRRRCGQCKGQQPCTVAEGRCLTCEPGWNGTKCDQPCATGFYGEGCGHRCPPCRDGHACNHVTGKCTRCNAGWIGDRCETKCSNGTYGEDCAFVCADCGSGHCDFQSGRCLCSPGVHGPHCNLTCPPGLHGVDCAQACSCHEDSCDPVTGACRLETNQRKGVMGAGALLALLLGLLLSLLGCCCACRGKDPARGELSLGRKKAPQRLCGRFSRISMKLPRIPLRRQKLPKVVVAHHDLDNTLNCSFLEPPSGLEQPSPSWSSRASFSSFDTTDEGPVYCVPHEEAATESRDAEAPTAPAPAPAPAPAPAPAPAEALASSPAPVTTPAEEATPLRASSDSERSASSGDGPGGALYARVARREARPARVRGEARGLSLSPSPERRKPPPPDPATKPKVSWIHGKHGAAAARAPSPPPAGPEAAPSPSKRKRTPSDTSARPDEPCSPRARDPTLRPPGLAEEGPALAAPSPPRARARGRGPGLSEPTDAGGPPRSAPEAASMLAAELRDKTRSLGRAEGAVGTQGPREKPAPPQKAKRSVPPASPARAPPAPEAPGPEKAAAGTPGSDTPRKKTPIQKPPRKKSREVAGEPGRVGAPTL from the exons ATGGAGGGCGCAGGGCCCCAGGGGGCCGGGCCGGCGCGGCGCCGGGGAGCCGGGgggctgccgccgccgctgccgccgctgctgctgctgctctggcTACTGCCCGGCCCCGCGGCGCCCCAGGAGCTGAGCCCGCGCGGCCGCAACGTGTGCCGCGCGCCCGG CTCCCAGGAGCTCACTTGCTGCGCTGGCTGGAGGCAGCAGGGGGACGAGTGTGGGATCG CTGTGTGCGAAGGCAACTCCACGTGCTCGGAGAACGAGGTGTGCGTGCGGCCGGGCGAGTGCCGCTGCCGCCATGGCTACTTCGGTGCCAACTGCGACACCA AGTGCCCGCGCCAGTTCTGGGGTCCCGACTGCAAGGAGCTGTGTGTCTGCCACCCACACGGGCAGTGCGAGGACGTGACGGGCCAGTGTACATGTCACGCGCGGCGCTGGGGCGCACGCTGCGAGCATGCGTGCCAATGCCAGCACGGCGCGTGCCACCCGCGGAGCGGCGCGTGTCGCTGCGAGCCTGGCTGGTGGGGCCCACAGTGCGCCAGCGCGTGCTACTGCAGCGCCACGTCGCGCTGCGACCCACAGACGGGCGCGTGCCTCTGCCACGCAGGCTGGTGGGGCCGCAGCTGCAACAACCAGTGTGCCTGCAACACGTCGCCGTGCGAGCAACAGAGCGGCCGCTGCCAGTGCCGCGAGCGCACGTTCGGCGCGCGCTGCGAGCGCTATTGCCAGTGCTTCCGCGGCCGCTGCCATCCGGTGGACGGCACGTGCGCGTGCGAGCCCGGTTACCGGGGCAAGTACTGCCGCGAACCTTGCCCTGCCGGCTTCTACGGCCTGGGCTGCCGCCGCCG ATGCGGCCAGTGCAAGGGCCAGCAGCCATGCACGGTGGCCGAGGGCCGTTGCCTGACGTGCGAGCCCGGCTGGAACGGCACCAAGTGCGACCAGCCGTGCGCCACCGGCTTCTACGGCGAGGGCTGCGGCCACCGCTGCCCGCCGTGTCGCGACGGGCACGCCTGTAACCACGTAACCGGCAAGTGCACGCGCTGCAACGCGGGCTGGATCGGTGACCG GTGTGAGACCAAGTGCAGCAATGGCACCTACGGCGAGGACTGCGCGTTCGTGTGCGCCGACTGCGGCAGCGGCCACTGCGACTTCCAGTCGGGACGTTGCCTATGCAGCCCGGGCGTCCACGGGCCCCA CTGTAACCTGACTTGCCCGCCCGGGCTCCACGGCGTGGACTGCGCCCAGGCCTGCAGCTGCCACGAGGACTCGTGCGACCCGGTCACCGGTGCCTGCCGcctgg AGACCAACCAGCGAAAGGGCGTGATGGGCGCGGGCGCGCTGCTCGCCCTGCTCCTCGGCCTGCTGCTCTCGCTGCTCGGCTGCTGCTGCGCCTGCCGCGGCAAGGACCCCGCGCGCGG GGAGCTCTCGCTTGGGAGGAAGAAGGCGCCGCAGCGCCTATGCGGGCGCTTCAGCCGCATCAGTATGAAGCTGCCCCGGATCCCGCTCCGCAGGCAGAAGCTGCCCAAGGTTGTAG tggCCCATCACGACCTGGATAACACGCTCAACTGCAGCTTCCTGGAGCCGCCCTCGGGGCTGGAGCAGCCCTCGCCATCATGGTCCTCCCgggcctccttctcctcctttgaCACCACGGATGAAGGCCCTGTATACTGCGTACCCCACGAGG AGGCGGCAACCGAGAGCCGGGACGCGGAGGCCCCCACCGCCCCAGCCCCtgcacctgcccctgcccctgcccctgcccctgcccctgccgaGGCGCTGGCTTCGTCCCCTGCACCGGTGACTACGCCCGCGGAGGAGGCCACGCCCCTCCGCGCGTCCTCCGACAGCGAGCGGTCGGCGTCGAGCGGGGACGGGCCCGGCGGGGCGCTGTATGCGCGTGTGGCCCGGCGCGAGGCCCGGCCGGCCCGGGTCCGGGGCGAGGCCCGAGGCCTGTCGCTTTCGCCATCGCCCGAGCGCAGGAAGCCGCCGCCGCCCGACCCCGCCACCAAGCCCAAGGTGTCCTGGATCCACGGCAAGCACGGTGCCGCCGCCGCGCGTGCGCCGTCGCCGCCACCCGCGGGTCCCGAGGCCGCTCCCAGCCCCAGCAAGAGGAAACGGACGCCCAGCGACACGTCAGCGCGGCCGGACGagccctgcagccccagggcccGCGACCCGACGCTGCGGCCCCCGGGGCTGGCCGAGGAGGGGCCGGCCCTCGCCGCACCCTCGCCGCCCCGGGCTCGGGCGCGTGGCCGTGGCCCGGGCCTCTCAGAGCCCACGGACGCTGGCGGTCCCCCGCGCAGCGCACCTGAGGCCGCCTCCATGCTGGCCGCCGAGCTGCGCGACAAGACTCGCAGCCTGGGCCGCGCCGAGGGGGCCGTGGGCACGCAGGGCCCCCGAGAGAAGCCGGCGCCGCCGCAGAAGGCCAAGCGCTCGGTGCCTCCCGCCTCGCCGGCCCGCGCGCCCCCCGCGCCCGAGGCCCCAGGGCCCGAGAAGGCGGCAGCGGGCACGCCCGGATCCGACACCCCCCGAAAGAAGACCCCCATCCAGAAGCCGCCTCGCAAGAAGAGCCGGGAGGTGGCTGGCGAGCCGGGCCGGGTGGGCGCGCCCACCCTGTAG
- the KLHL22 gene encoding LOW QUALITY PROTEIN: kelch-like protein 22 (The sequence of the model RefSeq protein was modified relative to this genomic sequence to represent the inferred CDS: deleted 1 base in 1 codon) — MPASAPQPAQARPPACCTDRPGRTPTAPAAALSVRRLGPERRPLVCPLPPRPRAQRLPPGHVPAPLRPPRRDGPERLPSSPDAGRPLGSGTPFPFVADLASCCQGLGFVEGRHCLGPCRGLRLTAAVLRLGAVVRMAEEQEFAQLCKLPAQPSHPHCVSNTYRSAQHSQALLRGLLALRNSGILFDVVLVVEGRHIEAHRILLAASCDYFRGMFAGGLKEMEQEEVLIHGVSYNAMCQILHFIYTSELELSLSNVQETLVAACQLQIPEIIHFCCDFLTPWVDEDNILDVYRLAELFDLSRLTEQLDAYILKNFVAFSRTDKYRQLPLEKVYALLSSNRLEVSCETEVYEGALLYHYPPEQVQADRLPLHEPPKLLETVRFPLMEAEVLQRLHDKLDPSPLRDTVAEALMYHRNESLQPSLQGPQTELRSDFQCVVGFGGIHSTPSTVLSDQAKYLNPLLGEWKHFTASLAPRMSNQGIAVLNNFVYLIGGDNNVQGSFRAESRCWRYDPRHNRWFQIQSLQQEHADLCVCVVGKYIYAVAGRDYHNDLTTVERYDPATNSWAYVAPLKREVYAHAGATLDGKMYITCGRRGEDYLKETHCYDPGSDTWHTLADGMVRRAWHGMATLLDKLYVVGGSNNDAGYRRDVHQVACYSCKSGQWSSVCPLPAGHGEPGIAVLDNRIYVLGGRSHNRGSRTGYVHIYDVEKDCWEEGPQLDNSISGLAACVLTLPRSLLLEPPRGTPDRSQADQDFASEVMSVSDWEEFDNSSED; from the exons ATGCCAGCCTCGGCCCCTCAGCCGGCCCAGGCTCGGCCCCCCGCTTGCTGCACGGACAGACCTGGACGGACCCCGACGGCCCCGGCGGCCGCGCTGTCAGTGCGACGCCTCGGCCCGGAGCGCCGGCCGCTGGTCTGCCCACTCCCACCCCGGCCCCGAGCCCAGCGCCTTCCGCCCGGGCACGTCCCTGCCCCGCTCCGGCCTCCGCGCCGCGATGGTCCAGAACGCCTCCCATCCTCACCTGATGCGGGCCGTCCCCTGGGAAGTGGAACCCCCTTTCCCTTTGTTGCAGACCTTGCTTCGTGCTGCCAGGGACTGGGCTTCGTGGAGGGCAGACACTGTTTGGGGCCCTGCAGAGGACTGAGG CTGACAGCCGCGGTGCTGAGGTTGGGAGCGGTGGTCAGGATGGCGGAGGAGCAGGAGTTCGCCCAGCTCTGCAAGTTGCCGGCACAGCCCTCCCACCCGCACTGTGTCAGCAACACCTACCGGAGTGCACAGCACTCTCAGGCGCTGCTCCGGGGGCTGCTGGCTCTGCGGAACAGCGGCATCCTCTTCGACGTGGTcctggtggtggaggggaggcaCATCGAGGCCCATCGCATCCTGCTGGCTGCGTCCTGCGATTACTTCAG AGGCATGTTTGCTGGGGGGCTGAAGGAGATGGAGCAGGAAGAAGTCCTGATCCACGGCGTGTCCTACAACGCCATGTGCCAAATCCTGCATTTCATTTACACGTCCGAGCTGGAACTCAGCCTGAGCAACGTCCAGGAGACACTGGTTGCCGCCTGCCAGCTTCAG ATCCCCGAGATCATCCACTTTTGCTGTGACTTCCTCACGCCCTGGGTGGATGAGGACAACATCCTTGACGTCTACCGGCTGGCCGAGCTCTTTGACCTGAGCCGCCTGACCGAGCAGCTGGACGCCTACATCCTCAAGAACTTCGTGGCCTTCTCGCGGACTGACAAGTACCGCCAGCTGCCCCTGGAGAAGGTCTATGCACTCCTGAGCAGCAACCGCCTGGAGGTGTCCTGCGAGACGGAGGTGTATGAGGGCGCCCTGCTCTACCACTACCCTCCGGAGCAGGTGCAGGCTGACCGGCTCCCGCTGCATGAGCCGCCCAAGCTCCTGGAGACCGTGCGCTTCCCCCTCATGGAAGCCGAGGTCCTGCAGCGGCTGCACGACAAGCTGGACCCCAGCCCCCTGAGGGACACGGTGGCTGAAGCCCTCATGTACCACCGGAACGAGAGCCTGCAGCCCAGCCTGCAGGGCCCACAGACCGAGCTGCGCTCGGACTTCCAGTGCGTCGTGGGCTTCGGGGGCATCCACTCCACGCCGTCCACTGTCCTCAGCGACCAGGCCAAGTACCTGAACCCGCTGCTGGGGGAGTGGAAGCACTTCACCGCCTCCCTGGCGCCCCGCATGTCCAACCAGGGCATCGCTGTGCTCAACAACTTCGTGTACCTGATTGGAGGGGACAACAATGTCCAGGGC TCCTTCCGCGCCGAGTCCCGCTGCTGGAG GTACGACCCGAGGCACAACCGATGGTTCCAGATCCAGTCGCTGCAGCAGGAGCACGCCGACCTGTGCGTGTGCGTTGTGGGCAAGTACATCTACGCGGTGGCCGGTCGCGACTACCACAATGACCTGACCACTGTGGAGCGCTACGACCCTGCCACCAACTCCTGGGCCTATGTGGCCCCGCTCAAGAGGGAG GTGTATGCCCATGCGGGTGCCACACTGGATGGGAAGATGTACATCACGTGCGGCCGCCGAGGGGAGGATTACCTGAAGGAGACCCACTGCTACGACCCGGGCAGCGACACCTGGCACACGCTGGCTGACGGGATGGTGCGGCGGGCCTGGCACGGCATGGCCACCCTCCTGGACAAGCTGTACGTGGTCGGGGGCAGCAACAACGACGCGGGCTACAGGAGGGACGTGCACCAG GTGGCCTGCTATAGCTGCAAGTCCGGGCAGTGGTCATCCGTCTGCCCGCTCCCAGCGGGGCACGGTGAGCCCGGCATCGCCGTGCTAGACAACAGGATCTACGTGCTGGGTGGCCGCTCGCACAACCGGGGCAGCCGCACTGGCTATGTGCACATCTATGACGTGGAGAAGGACTGCTGGGAGGAGGGCCCGCAGCTGGACAACTCCATCTCAGGCCTGGCGGCCTGTGTGCTCACCCTGCCGCGGTCCCTGCTCCTTGAGCCGCCCCGCGGGACGCCTGACCGCAGCCAGGCCGACCAGGACTTCGCCTCTGAGGTGATGAGTGTGTCTGACTGGGAGGAGTTTGACAACTCCAGTGAGGACTAG